The Paramixta manurensis region GCGGTGCAGGGCGATGCCTTCAGCGATGTCGGGCGACCATGCATCCCACGGATTACCGCGAACGAAGTCTGCCATTAAGTTACCGAGCAGAGAACTGTTGGCCAGCGAGGCTAAATGAAGATGAGCGAGAAAGTTCATTCGCGCAGTATAACGCTCTGCTGCGGCAAATTGTTCAGAATTGATGGATTTTCCGCTAGACTATGCCGCTTGTTTCAGAGACGACAAAGAAGTTAAGCATGCGTGTTGCCGATTTTTCCTTTGAATTACCGCCATCTTTAATTGCCCACTATCCGCAAGCCGAACGTAGCGGATGCCGCCTTTTATCGCTTAATGGCGAAAATGGCGCGCTAAGCCATGGTGTATTCACCGATATTTTGGCGCAGCTCAATCCGGGCGACCTGCTGGTGTTTAATAATACCCGAGTGATTCCGGCGCGGGTATTTGGCCGTAAAGCCAGCGGCGGGAAAATCGAGATGCTGGTTGAACGGATGCTGGATGATAAGCGCGTGTTGGCACACGTGCGCTCCTCAAAAGCGCCGAAGCCGGGCGCCGAGCTGTTGCTGGGCGAAGATGAAAGTATTCGCGCGACGATGGTCGCCCGTCACGATACGCTGTTTGAAATCGCGTTTCACGATCGGCGCTCGGTGTTGGATATTCTGGATGCGGTCGGGCATATGCCGCTGCCACCCTATATTGAACGTCCGGATGAAGAAGCGGATCGGGAGCTGTATCAAACCGTCTATAGCGAAAAACCGGGCGCGGTTGCCGCACCGACCGCCGGTTTGCATTTTGATGAGCCGTTGTTAGCCGCGCTGCGCGAAAAAGGTGTGGAAATGGCCTTTGTGACGTTGCATGTCGGCGCAGGCACTTTCCAGCCGGTGCGCGTTGACACTATTGAAGACCACATCATGCATGCTGAATATGCGGAAGTACCGCAAGATGTGGTGGATGCGGTGCTAGCCTGTAAGGCGCGCGGCAATCGAGTGATTGCGGTAGGCACCACCTCCGTACGTTCGCTGGAAAGCGCGGCGCAAACCTGTGATAACGGGCTAATTGCTCCCTTTTTCGACGATACCAAGATTTTTATCTATCCTGGTTATCACTATCAGGTCATTGATGCGCTGATCACCAATTTCCATCTGCCGGAGTCAACGTTGATTATGCTGGTATCGGCGTTTGCAGGTTATCGGCATACAATGGCTGCCTATCAGGCGGCGGTTAAAGAACAGTATCGTTTCTTTAGTTATGGCGATGCGATGTTTATTACCAAAAATCCCGCCGCGCCGGATGAGCAGCCCGGCGGCTAAGTATGCGTTTTTTTTGGGACGGATAGCTGCCGTTCCACGGCCAGGAACAACGCTATTGCTCCTGGTAATACAGTGTGAGCGCAAGCTTGCAGGGTTATTTTAACAACTCAACATCAGACTGTTTCTCTGGTGGAGGTAATGTGAAGTTTGAACTTGATACTAAAGATGGGCGCGCGCGTCGTGGCCGTCTGATTTTCGATCGTGGCGTGGTGGAAACCCCCGCGTTTATGCCAGTGGGGACTTACGGTACGGTGAAGGGAATGACGCCGGAAGAAGTCCAGGAGACCGGCGCGCAAATTATCCTCGGTAACACTTTCCATCTTTGGCTGCGTCCCGGCCAGGAAATTATGAAATTGCACGGCGATCTGCATGATTTTATGCAGTGGAAAGGGCCGATTTTGACCGATTCTGGTGGTTTCCAGGTTTTCAGCCTCGGTGATATTCGCAAAATTACCGAAGCGGGCGTACATTTCCGCAACCCAATCAACGGTGACGCCATTTTCCTCGACCCAGAAAAATCGATGGAGATTCAGTACGATCTCGGCTCCGATATTGTGATGATCTTCGATGAGTGTACACCGTATCCTGCCGATTGGGATTACGCGAAACGCTCAATGGAGATGTCGTTACGCTGGGCGAAACGTAGCCGCGAACGCTTTGATTCGCTGGGCAATCCGAATGCGCTGTTTGGCATCATCCAGGGCAGTGTTTACGAAGATTTACGCGATGTCTCGGTCAAAGGACTGGTAGAGATAGGTTTTGATGGGTACGCTGTGGGCGGCCTGGCGGTGGGCGAGCCGAAAGAGGATATGCACCGGATTTTGGAGCATGTTTGTCCGCAAATTCCTGAAGATAAGCCTCGTTACCTGATGGGCGTCGGCAAACCGGAAGATTTGGTGGAAGGCGTTCGTCGCGGTATTGATATGTTTGACTGCGTGATGCCGACCCGTAATGCGCGTAATGGCCATTTGTTCGTCACGGATGGCGTGGTGAAAATTCGTAATGCGAAGTATAAGGATGATACCTCTCCGCTGGACGCCGAGTGTGATTGTTATACCTGTCGCAATTACAGTCGCGCCTACTTGCATCATCTTGATCGTTGTAACGAAATATTGGGCGCTCGCCTTAATACTATCCATAACCTGCGTTATTACCAGCGCCTGATGGCGGGTTTACGTAAGGCTATCGAAGAGGGTAAATTAGAGCGCTTTGTTAACGAATTCTATGAACGGACGGGCAAGGCGGTTCCGCCGTTAAACGTCTGATAATTAAACAATGAGGGAAATTTGATGAGTTTTTTCATTTCTGACGCAGTGGCAGCAGCAGGCGCACCGTCGCAGTCAAGTCCTTACTCTCTGGTGATCATGCTGGTGGTATTTGGTCTGATTTTTTATTTCATGATCCTGCGTCCACAGCAAAAACGTTCGAAAGAGCATAAGAAGCTGATGGATTCTATCTCCAAAGGTGATGAAGTGCTGACGACCGGCGGGCTGGTTGGGCGCGTGACCAAAGTTGCTGAAACCGGTTATGTCACTATCGCCCTGAACGAGTCCACTGAAGTTGTGGTCAAACGTGATTTCGTGGCTGCCGTTCTGCCGAAAGGTACGATGAAGGCTCTTTAATTTTTTGTTTTCCCTAAGGGAACTGCCGTGTTAAACCGTTATCCTTTGTGGAAATACATTATGCTGATCGTCGTGATTATCGTCGGTCTGCTATATGCACTTCCCAACCTTTATGGTGAGGATCCGGCTGTTCAGGTCACTGGTGCGCGCGGAAGCGCCGCCAGTGAGCAAACGCTGGTCCAGATCCAGAATGTCCTACAAGCAGATAAAATTCAGAGCAAATCCGTTGCGCTGGAAAACGGCGCTATTCTGGCGCGTTTTGCCAATACGGATGTGCAGTTACGCGCCCGCGACTCTATTGCGAAAGCCCTTGGCGAAAATTACGTGGTGGCGCTTAACCTTGCTCCCGCGACACCAACATGGTTGAGCCTGCTGTCGGCAGAGCCGATGAAGCTGGGTCTTGACCTGCGCGGCGGCGTTCACTTCTTGATGGAAGTGGATATGGATACCGCGTTAAGTAAGCTGCAAGAGCAGAATACTGACGGGTTGCGTAGTGATTTACGCGAAAAAGGTATTGCTTATACCAACGTGCGCAAAATCGATAACTATGGCGTGGAGGTTCGTTTCCGTGACGCCGCGGCGCGCGATGCTGCCGTCAGTTATTTGACCCCGCGCCACCGTGACTTGGTGCTGAACACCAGCGGCGACAATTTGCTGCGGGTGGTCATGAGCGATGAGCGTCTGCGTGAAGCGCGCGAATATGCCGTCCAGCAGAACATTAATATCCTGCGTAACCGCGTTAACCAACTGGGTGTTGCCGAGCCTCTGGTGCAACGTCAGGGTTCTGACCGGATTGTGGTTGAATTGCCGGGGATTCAGGACACGGCGCGTGCGAAAGAAATTTTGGGCGCTACCGCGACACTGGAATTCCGTCTGGTTAATACCAGCGTTGATGCCACTTCAGCGGCAAATGGCCGTGTGCCGGGCGACTCTGAAGTAAAACAAACGCGTGAAGGCCAACCTGTGGTCCTGTATAAGCGCGTGATTTTGACCGGCGACCATATTACCGACTCTACCTCCAGTACCGATGAGTACAACCAACCGCAGGTGAACATTTCACTGGACGGCGCTGGCGGTAATATCATGTCTAATTTCACCAAGGACAATATCGGTAAGCCGATGGCGACCCTGTTTGTCGAATATAAAGACAGCGGTAAGAAGGACTCTACCGGGCGCGCTATCCTCGAGAAGCAAGAAGAGGTTATCAACGTCGCGAATATTCAGTCGCGTTTGGGTAACAGTTTCCGTATTACCGGCATTAACAATCCGAATGAAGCACGTCAGTTGTCGTTACTGCTGCGCGCCGGTGCTTTGATTGCGCCGATTCAAATTGTCGAAGAGCGTACCATCGGCCCAACCATGGGTCAGCAGAATATTACTCAAGGCCTGGAAGCGTGTTTGTGGGGCTTGGTGGTGTCAATTCTGTTTATGGTGGTTTACTACCGTAAGTTTGGCCTGATCGCGACCACCGCGCTGTTGGCAAACTTGGTGCTGATCATCGGTGTTATGTCGCTCTTGCCGGGCGCGACGCTGACCATGCCGGGGATTGCCGGTATTGTGTTGACGCTGGCGGTGGCAGTGGATGCCAACGTATTGATCAATGAACGTATCAAAGAAGAACTCAGGAATGGGCGTACTGTTCAGCAGGCGATTCATGAGGGTTATAAAGGTGCGTTCTCCAGTATCGTTGACGCCAACGTGACGACGTTGATTAAGGTTATCATCCTGTATGCAGTGGGGACCGGCTCGATTAAAGGGTTTGCGATCACTACCGCAATTGGTATTGCCACCTCAATGTTTACTGCCATCATCGGCACGCGTGCCATTGTGAACTTGTTGTACGGCGGCAAACGCATCAACAAGCTGTCTATCTGAGGAGTGCGTTGTGGCACAGCAATATAGTGTTGAACAGCTTAATCACGGCCGTAAAGTGCATGACTTTATGCGCTGGGATACGCTGGCATTTATCATCTCGGCGCTATTGATCGTGGCTTCTTTAGCGATTATGGGCGTACGCGGTTTTAACTGGGGGCTGGATTTTACCGGTGGTACGGTAATTGAAATTAACCTTGAGAAACCCGCTGAACTTGACGCATTGCGTGATGCATTGCAGAAGTCTGGGTTCGTTGAACCGCAGGTGCAAAACTTTGGCAGCAGCCGTGACATCATCGTCCGTATGCCGCCAGCGGAAGGGAACGCAGGTCAGGAATTGGG contains the following coding sequences:
- the queA gene encoding tRNA preQ1(34) S-adenosylmethionine ribosyltransferase-isomerase QueA, which encodes MRVADFSFELPPSLIAHYPQAERSGCRLLSLNGENGALSHGVFTDILAQLNPGDLLVFNNTRVIPARVFGRKASGGKIEMLVERMLDDKRVLAHVRSSKAPKPGAELLLGEDESIRATMVARHDTLFEIAFHDRRSVLDILDAVGHMPLPPYIERPDEEADRELYQTVYSEKPGAVAAPTAGLHFDEPLLAALREKGVEMAFVTLHVGAGTFQPVRVDTIEDHIMHAEYAEVPQDVVDAVLACKARGNRVIAVGTTSVRSLESAAQTCDNGLIAPFFDDTKIFIYPGYHYQVIDALITNFHLPESTLIMLVSAFAGYRHTMAAYQAAVKEQYRFFSYGDAMFITKNPAAPDEQPGG
- the tgt gene encoding tRNA guanosine(34) transglycosylase Tgt, with the translated sequence MKFELDTKDGRARRGRLIFDRGVVETPAFMPVGTYGTVKGMTPEEVQETGAQIILGNTFHLWLRPGQEIMKLHGDLHDFMQWKGPILTDSGGFQVFSLGDIRKITEAGVHFRNPINGDAIFLDPEKSMEIQYDLGSDIVMIFDECTPYPADWDYAKRSMEMSLRWAKRSRERFDSLGNPNALFGIIQGSVYEDLRDVSVKGLVEIGFDGYAVGGLAVGEPKEDMHRILEHVCPQIPEDKPRYLMGVGKPEDLVEGVRRGIDMFDCVMPTRNARNGHLFVTDGVVKIRNAKYKDDTSPLDAECDCYTCRNYSRAYLHHLDRCNEILGARLNTIHNLRYYQRLMAGLRKAIEEGKLERFVNEFYERTGKAVPPLNV
- the yajC gene encoding preprotein translocase subunit YajC, which codes for MSFFISDAVAAAGAPSQSSPYSLVIMLVVFGLIFYFMILRPQQKRSKEHKKLMDSISKGDEVLTTGGLVGRVTKVAETGYVTIALNESTEVVVKRDFVAAVLPKGTMKAL
- the secD gene encoding protein translocase subunit SecD, which encodes MLNRYPLWKYIMLIVVIIVGLLYALPNLYGEDPAVQVTGARGSAASEQTLVQIQNVLQADKIQSKSVALENGAILARFANTDVQLRARDSIAKALGENYVVALNLAPATPTWLSLLSAEPMKLGLDLRGGVHFLMEVDMDTALSKLQEQNTDGLRSDLREKGIAYTNVRKIDNYGVEVRFRDAAARDAAVSYLTPRHRDLVLNTSGDNLLRVVMSDERLREAREYAVQQNINILRNRVNQLGVAEPLVQRQGSDRIVVELPGIQDTARAKEILGATATLEFRLVNTSVDATSAANGRVPGDSEVKQTREGQPVVLYKRVILTGDHITDSTSSTDEYNQPQVNISLDGAGGNIMSNFTKDNIGKPMATLFVEYKDSGKKDSTGRAILEKQEEVINVANIQSRLGNSFRITGINNPNEARQLSLLLRAGALIAPIQIVEERTIGPTMGQQNITQGLEACLWGLVVSILFMVVYYRKFGLIATTALLANLVLIIGVMSLLPGATLTMPGIAGIVLTLAVAVDANVLINERIKEELRNGRTVQQAIHEGYKGAFSSIVDANVTTLIKVIILYAVGTGSIKGFAITTAIGIATSMFTAIIGTRAIVNLLYGGKRINKLSI